One region of Oncorhynchus mykiss isolate Arlee chromosome 8, USDA_OmykA_1.1, whole genome shotgun sequence genomic DNA includes:
- the LOC110530246 gene encoding ladderlectin-like, which produces MTRLQETITMATLTLLLLLSAAFTLGDRMTLNIANDLVRFAADQRNPCPRGWFQFNSRCFMFVKTARTWPNAERHCQLLGEKLKPVYNTVKYLGANLASVHSYEEFQFLQAVVLVATGSFPLTWIGGFDAVQAKVEKDRLWFWSDGSKFDHESWAEGEPNNRNGAREPCIQINFGAENGWNDESCGKSYPSVCSIRTCLILQTVN; this is translated from the exons ATGACCAGACTACAG GAGACTATCACCATGGCGACGTTGACCCTTCTACTGCTTCTCAGCGCTGCCTTTACACTGGGTGACAGAATGACTTTGAACATAGCAA ATGATTTGGTGAGATTTGCAGCAGACCAAAGAAACCCATGCCCCAGAGGCTGGTTCCAATTTAATTCACGCTGCTTCATGTTTGTCAAAACTGCAAGGACATGGCCCAATGCAGAG CGCCACTGTCAGTTACTTGGAGAAAAACTGAAGCCTGTGTACAACACTGTAAAGTACCTTGGCGCAAACCTGGCATCTGTGCACAGCTATGAAGAGTTCCAATTTCTACAGGCGGTGGTGTTGGTCGCGACTGGCAGTTTCCCTCTTACCTGGATTGGTGGATTTGATGCTGTTCAAGCAAAGGTGGAAAAG GACAGGCTATGGTTCTGGAGTGACGGCTCCAAATTTGATCACGAGAGCTGGGCTGAAGGGGAGCCGAATAACCGCAATGGTGCCAGAGAGCCATGTATTCAGATCAACTTTGGCG CTGAAAACGGCTGGAACGATGAATCATGTGGAAAGAGCTATCCCTCCGTGTGCTCCATAAGAACCTGTTTAATCCTTCAAACTGTCAATTGA